Proteins encoded by one window of Rhodamnia argentea isolate NSW1041297 chromosome 6, ASM2092103v1, whole genome shotgun sequence:
- the LOC115746055 gene encoding probable NAD(P)H dehydrogenase (quinone) FQR1-like 3 produces MTTVKIYIVYYSLYGHVETMAREVQRGANTVQGVEATLWQVPETLSDVILQKMKAPSKADDVAEIRPEQLLEADGFMFGFPSRFGVMAAQFKAFFDATHEIWETQALAGKPAGIFWSTGFHGGGQELTALTAVTQLAHHGMIFVPLGYTFGSGMFEMNEVKGGSSYGAGTYAADGSREPTELELKQAFHQGKYVAEIARKLKRPNPQT; encoded by the exons ATGACAACTGTAAAGATTTATATAGT GTACTATTCCTTATACGGGCATGTGGAGACTATGGCACGAGAAGTGCAGCGAGGAGCAAATACTGTTCAAGGTGTTGAAGCAACACTTTGGCAG GTACCCGAAACGCTCTCTGATGTGATATTGCAAAAGATGAAGGCCCCTAGTAAAGCAGATGATGTGGCAGAGATCAGGCCAGAACAGCTTTTGGAGGCTGATGGCTTCATGTTCGGTTTTCCTTCTCGGTTTGGAGTCATGGCAGCACAATTTAAGGCCTTCTTTGATGCCACTCACGAAATATGGGAGACTCAAGCACTAGCGGGCAAGCCTGCAGGAATCTTCTGGAGCACCGGTTTTCATGGAGGTGGCCAAGAGCTTACAGC ATTAACCGCTGTTACACAACTAGCGCATCATGGAATGATATTTGTCCCTCTTGGATACACGTTCGGTAGTGGCATGTTCGAGATGAACGAGGTCAAGGGCGGCTCTTCTTATGGTGCTGGAACCTATGCAGCCGATGGGTCACGGGAACCCACGGAACTGGAACTTAAGCAGGCTTTTCACCAGGGTAAGTATGTGGCTGAAATAGCTAGGAAGCTCAAACGGCCAAACCCCCAGACCTAA
- the LOC115746056 gene encoding pleckstrin homology domain-containing protein 1-like — protein sequence MESLWRAATFQAPDPEDYAGIEFWADPERAGWLSKQGDYIKTWRRRWFVLKQGKLLWFKDSDVTRLSEPRGVVSVGRCLTVKGAEDVLNKPFAFEVSTNQDTMFFIADSEKEKEEWINSIGRSIVQHSRSVTESEVVDYDSKR from the coding sequence ATGGAGAGCCTCTGGCGAGCCGCGACTTTCCAAGCCCCGGACCCCGAGGACTACGCCGGAATCGAGTTCTGGGCCGACCCGGAGCGAGCTGGTTGGCTCAGCAAGCAAGGCGACTACATAAAGACGTGGCGCCGCCGCTGGTTCGTGCTCAAGCAGGGAAAGCTCCTCTGGTTCAAGGACTCCGACGTCACCCGCCTCTCCGAGCCACGCGGCGTCGTCTCCGTCGGCCGCTGTCTCACCGTCAAGGGCGCCGAGGACGTCCTCAACAAGCCCTTCGCCTTCGAGGTTTCGACCAATCAGGACACCATGTTCTTCATCGCCGAttcggagaaggagaaggaggagtgGATCAACTCGATCGGCCGGTCGATCGTGCAGCACTCACGGTCGGTGACTGAATCGGAGGTAGTTGATTATGATAGCAAGCGGTAG
- the LOC115746082 gene encoding LRR receptor-like serine/threonine-protein kinase EFR translates to MDHQLVASIPASIGNLAFLQYLYLSSYETEVGSLRRLVVYTDFKYLNLSNNAIEREIPINLTSCSELLGMDLTGNKLTGLLELDFADYSFSGSLPLNLGNLKGLVRSVFPKNKLTNLKDDGFRGIGGKASMPGDVYSFGVLLLDIFTGKHPTDGMFKDGTTFQEYAKTALHGRAEEIVEPSLLQEASSESQRGG, encoded by the exons ATGGATCATCAGTTGGTTGCCTCAATACCGGCATCCATTGGAAATCTCGCCTTCCTCCAATATCTTTACCTCAGCAGCTATGAAACCGAGGTTGGATCCCTCCGGAGGTTGGTCGTTTATACTGACTTTAAGTACCTCAACCTCAGCAATAacgctatagagagagagatacctaTCAATTTGACTTCTTGTTCAGAACTTCTGGGCATGGATTTGACAGGCAACAAGTTAACAG GACTGCTAGAACTCGACTTCGCCGACTATAGTTTCTCTGGATCCCTACCTCTAAACCTTGGAAACTTAAAGGGGCTTGTCAGATCAGTTTTCCCTAAGAACAAGCTAACAAATTTGAAGGACGACGGCTTCA GAGGCATAGGTGGCAAAGCATCCATGCCTGGAGATGTCTACAGTTTCGGGGTTCTGCTACTGGACATTTTCACTGGAAAACACCCCACAGATGGCATGTTCAAGGATGGGACAACCTTCCAAGAATATGCTAAGACAGCTTTGCATGGAAGAGCGGAAGAGATTGTTGAACCTTCACTGCTACAAGAAGCATCATCGGAGTCACAGAGAGGTGGATGA